The following are from one region of the Acanthopagrus latus isolate v.2019 chromosome 2, fAcaLat1.1, whole genome shotgun sequence genome:
- the igsf10 gene encoding immunoglobulin superfamily member 10 has product MSVCACSASYLRRWLLTALLFLAAAAPPTSGECPGSCACYVPTEVHCTFRYLTAIPDHIQPAVERINLGYNSITVLREDDLSGLDNLELLMLHSNTIHSIEDRAFKDLKSLQVLKMSFNKVKKISKETFKGLDSVLRLHLDHNHIEFISPEAFYGLTNLQLVHLEGNHLQQLHPDTFITLRHSQVFKVSSVKNIHLSDNFLTALPAEIFSGCSELENVFLHGNPWTCDCRMKWFSAWAQRNTGVLKCKRDRRYARGQLCPVCENPAPYHNRPLSLLPDDAFTCTKPWIQPHLKKKNISLDEGDFTPVSPKDFIAPLGSIQMNLTNQFHNDASLSCTVQRPSAFENLTQTLEEVEGNNVTLLTADITTYLVCNIDYEHIQQLWQILATYSDSPMRLERGFMLARSPEMVYRYSELKTKKGEEGINTNIVADIKSSPAWLMQGEVSFQLDRTTTTYSTLHIKYQSVVSLRLENTSPKRDRYSWTMIKRDNQTKTEHTAVTGGVIQLSCQIQGEPKPLLEWILPDGSKVRAPFSSEDRRIIITAEGKLTLRGVDASDTGSYRCIATNYLDADILTFRVTVLSPDVEETEVNGIQLSRPLGENLVFDCSSSGSPKASVQWILPDHSVVDTSHGNRKVYENGTLLIQALTERDRGFYRCLVANHLGVDLLVSQVTVTEGRTETVTVLHSEGSGTEMEDEVHPRLPENTVALNEVPSSSPSDRTSQESRTVTSDRPYPKHRSQGRGGARGRMGQRRRGPVGNRRIWSSRVFDKASRRVDPQKFAELMKKAQDGSRVKTGTESNTGLSGDGEIGSGEDHNEDHLIIVPGTSERTTYNRGRGRIFGQENKQSETIIQSGKQSNVATTVSYMQSDSTPIKYTFTNYPKGRSESQSDAVTPYNTISHNTDLPSFDETSEFYALERSTKPGFNMRPVTLQLSVTDSLQETQLHFSGEQPPEPDTSTWASLSFTTDPNVTPMRDGPGQVVVHTSTDPESQTTFTAVTTTERQQDEITFHTTQTIKSPHLPAGSTIISRQQIHIIPHKNGRGGGRRRTFQGRRRIIKPNRITDIQSIINKLKQPSVKKEGNATVPYRIELTTDCCDKYKKVTNLQMVKPTASSGSSLEGTERPASTQKTAASTTNYYITYKAPFTQTESRPEVSSGYITSADAPEFDPTIDPFLTTDKEPLVSSTAATTTTASKVIRGRIPWNRLFGSRERERIMGRLRKPFITPKTTTTTTTETTTTLTTTPAAVPTTTANSVAEPETLSPSRHTGNKEDSINDDYGDLSSADFEFTTSGPSTYHLTTTSSSYYSRSTTTAETLPESQALPSPSTVKPPTVENPDEAISSGSGGLPDNWLVVRQRPGGTRGRQGRRRRPFMGRRPFKRPGITKLPPSTTTETLTTEVTTMETAMETTTLPQHTVSFYKPLYTPSRKEDRTVITVSTDETSKEEEDLYEESEWSTLSSVLTYTTTRTSAIPSPTLSPTTTFKPTMTKGPYTTVWTRVHSNVRPPSQRYNGHNTPRPAIRRIRPTVQSSGVRGSAGNGFSFDSMTILRAEQGYTNTRAPYNNIGNPSVLSVNVADFEPTTKVMTSKPRIVGGNAASFTVLSNSDAFLPCEAVGNPQPTITWKRFSSSTGNTITMKGRMGKFEVLNNGTLLIQNANIKDRGQYLCLAENDHGSDKLLVTVSVVAYPSRILEPKMREIKSYAGNTVEMKCKAEGRPTPMISWILANRTQVRGQTTEKGRVSVSAEGTLVIEQVSVYDRGHYKCIASNPAGADTATVRLQVVAAPPGILEDKRQQVKAVESQTLWLPCTGQGSPQPTIHWVLHDGSIVRSKRPISNARISVFENGTLLIKDVTQTDSGKYECIATSSTGSERRVVTLTVERQVSAPLIVETSKRMTELFFGDQLRLNCSATGDPKPRIIWRLPSKAVVDQWHRMGSRIQVLDNGTLTVSSVSDKDAGDYICVARSKIGDDLQLMRVGVSMKPAKIEPKLHGKKQVLYGKDLKVDCKASGSPKPEISWGLPDGTVVNSALQSDASSGGGRARRYTLFDNGTLYLNQVGISEEGDYTCYAENQGGKDEMIVHISVLTAAPRIRPPSHTYTRVKPGGNIRFDCEALGEPKPKILWMLPTNDVIAASNERYLMHVNGSLDIRNVKVMDGGNYICMARNPAGENRKVYKLDIDGNPPVINGYQQNRTVIKDVAVKFARKLIDCKAEGNPTPSITWIMPDNIFLTAPYFGSRINVHHNGTLEIRNVRPTDTAEFICMARNDEGEAVMVVQLEVSGTLRRPIFKNPFNERIASRNGKTTVLNCSADGHPMPEIIWTLPNGTRFTSGPDRGPRHHLGSEGTLIIYNPNKEDAGKYRCGARNIVGYIEKLIILDVGQKPYILTRPRGIIRSVSGDPLFLHCLSDGSPRPRIYWTTPDGHTLTRPQVLGRYHLLQNGTLVIQDTTLHDRGNYVCRARNDAGEAVLTVPVVIIAYPPRITAGPPPNVKAVTGTPIHLNCAATGIPKPEITWELPDRSVLSAAEQGRPMGSELLHPQGTLIIQRPTISDSGTYKCLAKNQLGTDSKATYVRVL; this is encoded by the exons ATGAGCGTGTGCGCCTGCAGCGCTTCATACCTGCGGAGGTGGCTGCTGACGGCTCTGTTGTTCTTGGCCGCCGCTGCGCCGCCGACGAGCGGTGAATGCCCCGGCTCATGCGCCTGCTATGTTCCCACTGAAGTTCACTGCACCTTCAGATACCTGACCGCAATACCTGACCACATCCAGCCAGCTGTGGAAAGAATTAACCTCGG GTACAACAGTATAACTGTCCTGAGAGAAGACGATCTTTCAGGACTTGATAACTTGGAGCTCTTGATGCTGCACAGCAACACTATCCACAGTATAGAGGACAGAGCCTTCAAAGACCTCAAGTCTTTACag GTCCTAAAGATGTCCTTTAATAAAGTTAAGAAAATCAGCAAAGAGACATTTAAAGGCCTGGACAGTGTGCTGAGACTCCACTTGGACCACAACCACATAGAGTTCATCAGCCCAGAGGCTTTCTATGGCCTTACCAACCTGCAGTTGGTCCATCTGGAGGGTAACCACCTCCAGCAGCTACACCCAGACACATTCATcacactgagacacagccaGGTGTTCAAGGTGTCCTCAGTAAAAAACATCCACCTGTCAGACAACTTCCTCACCGCTCTGCCAGCAGAAATTTTCTCAGGCTGCAGCGAGTTAGAGAATGTCTTCCTCCATGGCAACCCGTGGACATGTGATTGCCGGATGAAGTGGTTCTCAGCATGGGCACAgaggaacacag GTGTGCTGAAATGCAAGCGAGACCGGAGATATGCTAGAGGCCAGCTGTGTCCTGTTTGTGAAAATCCTGCCCCTTACCACAACAGACCTCTATCCCTTCTCCCCGATGATGCCTTCACTTGTACCAAACCCTGGATTCAACCCCATcttaagaagaaaaacatcagcttGGATGAGGGGGACTTTACTCCAGTCTCCCCCAAAGACTTTATTGCCCCATTAGGCTCCATACAAATGAACTTGACTAACCAGTTTCACAATGATGCAAGTCTGTCCTGCACTGTCCAGAGGCCCTCTGCTTTTGAGAACCTGACACAAACattggaggaggtggagggaaacaATGTCACCTTACTTACTGCTGACATAACCACATATTTAGTGTGTAATATTGACTATGAACATATACAGCAGCTTTGGCAGATTCTGGCCACCTATAGTGACTCTCCTATGAGACTGGAGAGAGGCTTTATGCTGGCCAGAAGCCCAGAAATGGTGTACAGGTATAgtgagctgaaaacaaaaaaaggagaggagggaattAACACAAACATCGTGGCTGACATTAAATCCTCACCCGCATGGTTGATGCAGGGGGAAGTGAGCTTCCAGCTAGACCGCACTACTACCACCTACTCTACTCTGCACATTAAGTACCAGTCTGTGGTCAGCTTACGTCTGGAAAACACATCCCCTAAAAGAGATCGCTACTCCTGGACCATGATCAAGCGAGATAATCAAACCAAGACTGAGCACACTGCAGTTACAG GGGGTGTGATACAGCTGAGCTGTCAAATCCAGGGTGAACCAAAGCCACTGTTGGAATGGATTTTACCTGATGGAAGTAAGGTCAGAGCTCCTTTCTCCAGTGAGGACAGGAGGATCATAATCACTGCTGAAGGAAAGCTCACTCTACGGGGTGTAGATGCCTCAGACACAGGCAGCTACCGGTGCATTGCCACAAACTACTTGGATGCGGATATCCTTACCTTTCGAGTTACAGTTCTGTCCCCTGATGTGGAAGAAACTGAGGTCAATGGTATCCAACTCTCAAGACCACTGGGTGAAAATTTGGTTTTTGACTGCAGCTCCTCAGGGAGCCCTAAGGCTTCGGTGCAGTGGATACTGCCTGATCATTCAGTAGTGGACACATCTCATGGCAACAGGAAAGTGTATGAAAATGGCACATTGCTGATTCAGGCACtcacagagagggacagaggatTTTATAGGTGTTTGGTTGCAAATCATCTGGGTGTTGACCTGCTCGTCTCGCAGGTGACAGTGACCGAAGGAAGGACTGAGACAGTAACCGTTTTGCACAGTGAGGGATCAGGGACAGAGATGGAAGACGAGGTTCACCCTCGCTTGCCTGAAAACACGGTCGCCCTCAATGAGGTCCCCTCCTCCAGTCCCTCTGACAGAACTAGTCAGGAATCCAGGACTGTCACCTCTGATCGACCTTACCCCAAACACAGATCACAAGGTAGAGGAGGCGCTAGAGGTAGAATgggacagagaaggagaggaccaGTTGGCAACAGACGAATTTGGAGTAGTAGGGTCTTTGATAAAGCTTCCAGGAGAGTGGACCCCCAGAAATTTGCTGAATTGATGAAAAAGGCTCAGGATGGATCAAGAGTAAAGACTGGCACAGAATCAAACACTGGTCTTTCTGGTGATGGGGAAATTGGCTCTGGTGAGGATCACAATGAAGATCATCTCATTATTGTGCCGGGGACCAGTGAACGAACAACATATAATCGTGGGAGAGGTAGAATATTTGGGCAAGAGAACAAACAATCTGAAACTATAATACAGAGCGGAAAACAAAGTAATGTAGCAACAACAGTGTCATATATGCAGTCAGATTCTACACCAATCAAGTACACATTCACAAACTATCCAAAAGGAAGGAGTGAAAGTCAAAGTGATGCAGTAACGCCATATAATACAATTTCACACAACACAGATCTGCCTAGTTTTGATGAGACCTCTGAATTTTATGCCTTGGAAAGAAGTACCAAGCCAGGCTTTAACATGCGCCCAGTCACTCTCCAACTTAGTGTCACAGACTCCTTGCAAGAAACTCAGCTCCATTTCTCAGGAGAACAACCTCCAGAACCAGACACATCCACTTGGGCATCACTCTCATTTACCACAGACCCTAATGTCACTCCAATGAGGGATGGTCCAGGCCAGGTAGTCGTTCACACTTCCACGGACCCAGAAAGCCAGACGACATTCACAGCCGTTACcaccacagagagacagcaagaTGAAATAACCTTCCACACTACCCAAACAATCAAATCCCCTCACCTGCCTGCGGGATCCACCATCATCTCCCGGCAGCAGATCCATATCATCCCACACAAGAATGGCAGAGGAGGGGGCCGCAGGAGGACCTTCCAAGGCCGCAGGAGGATCATCAAGCCCAACAGGATCACTGACATACAGTCCATCATCAATAAACTTAAGCAGCCCTCAGTGAAGAAGGAAGGGAATGCAACAGTGCCATATAGGATTGAACTTACCACAG aCTGTTGTGATAAATACAAAAAGGTGACAAATCTGCAGATGGTCAAACCAACAGCATCATCAGGTTCATCTTTAGAGGGAACAGAAAGACCTGCCTCTacacaaaaaactgcagcttctaCAACGAACTATTACATCACTTATAAGGCCCCCTTCACCCAGACAGAGTCAAGGCCAGAGGTTTCCAGTGGCTACATCACCTCTGCTGATGCTCCTGAGTTTGACCCCACAATTGATCCATTTTTGACCACAGATAAAGAGCCGTTGGTCTCATCAACAGCGGCCACTACTACAACTGCCTCCAAGGTTATTCGTGGAAGAATACCATGGAACAGACTGTttggaagcagagagagagaaaggataATGGGCAGGCTAAGAAAACCTTTCATCACCCCaaaaactacaactacaacaacaactgaaactACAACGACCCTAACCACAACCCCTGCTGCTGTGCCCACAACCACTGCAAACTCAGTGGCTGAACCTGAGACTCTGTCTCCATCaagacacacaggaaacaaagaggactccattaatgatgattatggAGATTTGTCTTCTGCAGATTTTGAGTTTACAACATCAGGCCCCAGCACTTACCACCTGACGACTACCAGTTCATCATATTACTCAAGGTCTACCACCACCGCTGAAACGCTGCCAGAGTCACAGGCTCTACCTTCCCCATCGACTGTCAAACCACCTACAGTTGAAAATCCAGATGAAGCCATATCATCTGGGTCTGGAGGACTACCTGATAATTGGCTTGTAGTCAGACAGAGGCCTGGTGGGACAAGAGGAAGGCAAGGGCGCAGAAGGAGGCCCTTTATGGGTAGGAGACCCTTTAAGAGACCTGGAATCACCAAATTACCCCCAAGTACCACAACTGAGACTTTAACTACAGAGGTAACAACAATGGAAACTGCAATGGAAACAACCACACTACCACAACATACTGTTTCATTCTACAAGCCCCTGTACACGCCATCAAGGAAAGAGGACAGAACTGTGATAACTGTTTCCACTGATGAAACAtcaaaagaagaggaagacttATATGAGGAATCTGAGTGGAGCACATTGAGCAGTGTTCTCACCTATACTACAACAAGGACGTCTGCAATCCCCTCACCGACACTCTCCCCCACCACTACATTCAAGCCAACTATGACAAAAGGGCCTTACACAACAGTTTGGACCAGAGTCCACAGCAATGTTAGACCACCGTCACAGAGGTACAATGGTCACAACACTCCTAGGCCAGCAATCAGGAGAATCAGACCCACTGTGCAGAGCAGTGGTGTTAGAGGCAGTGCCGGTAATGGATTTTCTTTCGACTCAATGACCATTCTTAGAGCTGAGCAAGGATATACCAACACCCGGGCACCATATAACAACATTGGCAATCCATCTGTATTGAGTGTCAATGTTGCTGATTTTGAACCCACCACAAAGGTCATGACAAGCAAACCTAGGATAGTTGGAGGCAATGCAGCCAGCTTCACTGTGTTATCCAATTCAGATGCTTTCCTGCCATGTGAGGCAGTTGGAAACCCCCAGCCAACGATAACTTGGAAACGCTTCTCATCAAGCACAg GAAACACCATTACCATGAAGGGGAGGATGGGTAAGTTTGAGGTGCTGAACAATGGCACCCTGTTGATCCAGAATGCCAACATTAAGGACCGTGGCCAGTACCTCTGCCTAGCTGAGAATGATCATGGATCAGATAAACTTCTTGTCACTGTTTCAGTAGTGGCCTACCCCTCACGCATCCTTGAGCCAAAAATGCGTGAGATAAAGTCTTATGCAGGAAACACTGTGGAGATGAAATGTAAAGCAGAGGGTCGGCCCACACCCATGATATCCTGGATCCTGGCTAACAGAACCCAGGTCAGGGGACAGACCACAGAGAAGGGAAGGGTATCGGTATCTGCTGAGGGGACTCTGGTCATTGAGCAGGTGTCTGTTTATGACAGAGGTCATTACAAATGTATTGCCAGTAATCCAGCTGGAGCTGATACTGCTACAGTCCGACTGCAGGTGGTGGCAGCTCCACCAGGAATCCTGGAGGACAAACGACAGCAGGTGAAAGCTGTTGAGAGCCAGACCTTATGGCTACCCTGCACTGGCCAAGGCAGTCCTCAGCCAACCATTCACTGGGTCCTCCATGACGGGTCAATTGTGCGATCTAAGAGACCTATCAGTAACGCAAGGATATCAGTGTTTGAGAATGGAACCCTCCTCATTAAGGATGTTACTCAAACAGACAGCggaaaatatgaatgtattgCTACCAGCTCTACTGGCTCAGAGAGAAGAGTGGTGACTCTGACAGTAGAGAGGCAAGTGTCTGCGCCTTTGATAGTGGAGACTTCCAAGCGTATGACAGAGTTGTTCTTCGGAGACCAGCTGAGACTAAACTGTTCAGCTACAGGAGACCCTAAACCCAGGATCATTTGGAGGCTGCCTTCTAAAGCTGTGGTGGACCAGTGGCACAg GATGGGCAGCAGAATTCAGGTCCTGGATAATGGTACACTTACTGTTAGCTCTGTGAGTGATAAAGATGCTGGAGACTATATCTGTGTGGCACGAAGCAAAATTGGTGACGATCTCCAGCTCATGAGAGTGGGTGTGTCAATGAAGCCAGCCAAGATAGAGCCTAAGCTCCATGGAAAGAAGCAGGTTCTGTACGGTAAAGACTTGAAAGTTGACTGTAAAGCCTCAGGATCACCAAAACCAGAGATCTCCTGGGGTCTACCAGATGGTACAGTGGTCAACAGCGCTCTTCAGTCTGATGccagcagtggaggagggcGAGCACGACGCTATACACTTTTTGATAATGGAACTCTCTACCTAAACCAG GTTGGTATTTCAGAGGAAGGGGACTACACCTGCTATGCTGAGAACCAGGGGGGCAAGGATGAAATGATTGTACATATCAGTGTGCTGACTGCTGCCCCCAGGATACGTCCACCCAGCCATACCTACACCAGGGTGAAGCCTGGAGGGAACATACGCTTTGATTGTGAAGCACTTGGGGAACCCAAACCCAAGATCCTTTGGATGCTGCCGACCAACGATGTAATTGCAGCATCAAATGAAAGGTACCTGATGCATGTCAATGGCTCACTTGACATCAGAAATGTGAAGGTTATGGATGGTGGGAATTATATTTGTATGGCTCGCAACCCCGctggagaaaacagaaaagtctACAAGCTTGATATAGACGGGAATCCACCAGTGATCAATGGCTACCAGCAGAACAGGACAGTAATCAAAGATGTAGCTGTTAAATTTGCAAGGAAATTAATAGACTGTAAAGCAGAGGGCAATCCCACTCCAAGTATCACTTGGATTATGCCTGATAACATCTTCCTGACAGCACCATACTTTGGCAGCAGGATTAATGTCCACCACAATGGGACATTAGAGATTCGTAATGTGCGGCCGACTGATACAGCAGAGTTCATATGCATGGCAAGGAATGATGAAGGGGAGGCAGTAATGGTGGTGCAGCTGGAGGTGAGCGGCACGCTCCGAAGACCGATCTTTAAGAACCCCTTCAACGAACGTATTGCGTCTCGGAACGGGAAAACCACAGTATTAAACTGCTCTGCTGATGGACACCCAATGCCTGAGATCATTTGGACCTTGCCTAATGGCACTCGGTTTACCAGTGGACCTGACCGTGGGCCTCGCCACCACCTCGGCAGTGAGGGGACTTTAATCATCTACAATCCAAACAAAGAGGATGCAGGGAAGTACCGCTGTGGTGCCAGGAACATTGTGGGCTACATAGAGAAGCTAATAATTCTTGATGTTGGTCAGAAGCCTTACATCCTGACAAGGCCTAGGGGCATCATACGAAGTGTGTCTGGAGACCCCCTTTTCCTTCACTGTCTATCTGATGGGAGTCCCAGACCCAGAATCTACTGGACCACACCAGATGGCCACACTCTGACTCGGCCTCAAGTTCTTGGGCGCTATCACTTACTACAGAATGGTACTCTGGTTATTCAGGACACTACTCTACACGACCGAGGGAACTATGTGTGCAGGGCTCGCAACGATGCTGGGGAGGCTGTGCTCACTGTCCCTGTTGTCATCATCGCATATCCTCCTCGGATCACTGCAGGACCACCTCCTAATGTGAAGGCAGTGACCGGGACACCAATCCATCTCAACTGTGCTGCCACTGGCATTCCCAAGCCAGAGATCACTTGGGAGCTGCCTGATCGCTCAGTTCTGTCAGCGGCAGAACAGGGTCGGCCCATGGGTAGCGAACTGCTTCATCCACAGGGCACACTTATCATTCAGAGACCCACAATCTCAGACTCTGGCACATACAAGTGCCTAGCCAAGAACCAACTGGGTACAGACTCAAAGGCCACATATGTACGTGTACTGTga